One segment of Panicum virgatum strain AP13 chromosome 3K, P.virgatum_v5, whole genome shotgun sequence DNA contains the following:
- the LOC120697369 gene encoding probable protein phosphatase 2C 47 — MVAEAEVMHQAPVPVLEVQYHRCVTKGVDEVVGMSAAAAAVATPTEVEVEVEVAVEVPRMGLEQPDAAPSVSVEMLQFVPNIRSGSFADIGPRRYMEDEHIRIDDLSAHLGSLLVCPLPSAFYGVFDGHGGPDAAAYMKRHAMRFLFEDSEFPQASRVDELYLQSVENSVRRAFLQADLALADDLDISRSSGTTALTALVFGRQLLVANAGDCRAVLCRKGVAMEMSRDHRANYVEECERVAASGGYIEDGYLNGVLSVTRALGDWDMKTPDASASPLIAEPEFQQATLTEDDEFLIMGCDGIWDVMTSQHAVSLVRQGLRQHDDPARCARELVMEAKRLETADNLTVVVVCFVSELGAQQQEQPARPRGYKSLSTEALCNLRSWLETDHR, encoded by the exons ATGGTGGCCGAGGCGGAGGTGATGCATCAGGCGCCCGTGCCCGTGCTGGAGGTGCAGTACCACCGGTGCGTGACCAAGGGGGTCGATGAGGTCGTCGGGatgtctgcggcggcggcggcggtggccacgcCGACGGAGGTTGAGGTCGAGGTCGAGGTCGCCGTCGAGGTGCCTCGCATG GGACTGGAGCAGCCTGATGCTGCACCGAGTGTATCTGTGGAGATGCTACAGTTTGTGCCCAACATCCGGTCTGGTAGCTTTGCTGATATTGGGCCTAGGAGGTACATGGAAGATGAACATATCCGGATAGATGATCTTTCTGCTCATCTTGGCTCGCTGTTGGTCTGCCCGTTGCCGAGCGCCTTCTATGGA GTTTTTGATGGACATGGAGGTCCAGATGCTGCAGCCTACATGAAAAGGCATGCAATGAGGTTCCTGTTCGAGGACAGTGAGTTCCCACAAGCATCACGAGTCGATGAGTTGTACCTTCAGTCTGTCGAGAACTCTGTTCGAAGAGCTTTCCTGCAGGCTGATCTTGCTCTGGCTGATGATTTGGACATCAGCCGCTCTTCTGGAACCACAGCGCTCACCGCATTAGTCTTTGGAAG GCAACTGTTGGTTGCGAATGCTGGGGACTGCCGGGCAGTCCTATGCCGGAAAGGTGTAGCCATGGAGATGTCCCGAGATCACAGGGCTAACTATGTCGAGGAGTGTGAAAGGGTTGCGGCGTCTGGTGGATACATCGAGGATGGCTACCTCAACGGCGTCCTGTCCGTAACCCGGGCCCTTGGGGACTGGGACATGAAGACCCCTGATGCCTCAGCATCCCCACTCATTGCGGAGCCAGAGTTCCAACAGGCCACTCTCACTGAGGATGACGAGTTCCTCATCATGGGTTGTGACGGGATCTGGGATGTGATGACAAGCCAGCACGCGGTGAGCCTCGTGCGGCAGGGCCTGCGGCAACACGATGACCCTGCACGGTGCGCAAGGGAGCTTGTCATGGAGGCGAAGCGGCTAGAGACAGCCGACAATCTGACCGTTGTTGTCGTCTGCTTCGTGTCGGAGCTGGgcgcgcagcagcaggagcagccggcgAGGCCGAGGGGCTATAAGAGCCTGTCAACAGAGGCACTGTGCAACCTGAGGAGCTGGCTTGAGACCGACCACCGCTAG
- the LOC120697368 gene encoding putative RNA polymerase II subunit B1 CTD phosphatase RPAP2 homolog: MSSTPAAASAAAGPAEAARTVASAVLRVQMALLDGAAASNEALLHAAASALLSRADYDDVVTERTIADACGNPACPNPLPSAAAAGGPRFHISLREHRVYDLEEARRFCSERCLVASAALAASLPADRPFGVPPERLDAVVALVEGAGVGAGEGQGLGFRGADGMKEDEGMKLEIKEKEVAGAGEVTLQDWVGPSDAIEGYVPRRDRTSDGQKPAVQNKVAGTELSRIENVDSRNAAPGEDGMTSTSPSVETHVSSEVIAEKMGNMVLSDNTKPPRKETTKTPSKMLKQEEDNNMLSSCISDSIAKQLEDVVLEEKRSSNKKTKASKAPSKSQKSKSRKRPGGSDGHEVDFTSTIIIGDASTNMEQGTMNQYNYLLSSMLTDNYASSSQCAAKDSTQAYTEQLCKEFSETVSTGKDETCDEKMKHVLKSSMKLPGSKSVMQSVTWADENGSVLESSKLYESPSSSIKQSEEGIDISLRRASAEACAAALIEAAEAISSGTSEVDDAVSKAGIIILPDMLHQKQCSNDKSSGGDEEPEIDRDVLKWPKKTVLLDTDMFEVDDSWHDTPPEGFSLTLSGFATIWAALFGWISRSSLAYVYGLDGGSVEELLIANGREYPEKIVLKDGHSREIRRALDTCVCNALPVLVSNLRLQIPISKLEITLGYLIDTMSFFDPLPSLRSRQWQVVVLVLLDALSIHQLPALAPVVSNSKLVQKMLNAAQVSREEYDSMVDLFLPFGRSIQTPMLI, encoded by the exons ATGAGCTCCACAcccgccgcggcgtccgccgccgcgggtccggcggaggcggcgcggacggTGGCCTCGGCGGTGCTCCGCGTCCAGATGGCGCTCCTCGACGGCGCCGCGGCCTCCAACGAGGCCCTCCTCCAcgcggccgcctccgcgctCCTCTCCCGCGCCGACTACGACGACGTCGTCACCGAGCGCACCATCGCCGACGCCTGCGGCAACCCCGCGTGCCCCAACCCGCTCccctcggccgccgcggccggcgggccCCGGTTCCACATCTCCCTCCGCGAGCACCGCGTCTACGACCTCGAGGAGGCGCGCAGGTTCTGCTCAGAGCGCTGCCTCGTCGCCTCCGCGGCCCTGGCAGCGTCGCTCCCGGCCGATCGCCCCTTCGGGGTCCCGCCCGAGCGGCTCGACGCCGTGGTCGCGCTCGTCgagggcgccggcgtcggcgccggggagggccaagggttagggtttcggggTGCGGATGGGATGAAGGAGGACGAGGGGATGAAGCTAgagatcaaggagaaggaggtcgccggggcaggGGAGGTCACGTTGCAGGACTGGGTTGGGCCCTCGGATGCCATCGAGGGGTATGTCCCGCGCCGCGACCGCACTTCCGATG GGCAAAAGCCAGCTGTGCAGAACAAAGTTGCTGGAACTGAGCTGTCCAGAATCGAGAATGTGGATTCTAGGAATGCTGCTCCTGGTGAAGATGGCATGACAAGTACATCTCCATCAGTTGAAACACATGTGAGCTCAGAAGTAATAGCTGAGAAGATGGGCAACATGGTTCTTAGTGATAATACAAAGCCACCTAGAAAGGAGACTACTAAAACCCCATCGAAGATGCTGAAGCAGGAGGAAGATAACAATATGTTGTCATCTTGCATATCTGATTCCATTGCAAAGCAGCTGGAGGATGTAGTTCTGGAAGAGAAAAGGTCTAGTAATAAGAAAACAAAAGCAAGTAAAGCGCCATCAAAGTCACAGAAGAGTAAGTCTAGAAAAAGGCCTGGTGGAAGTGATGGGCATGAGGTGGACTTTACAAGTACAATCATTATTGGTGATGCCTCGACAAACATGGAGCAAGGGACGATGAATCAGTATAACTACTTGTTAAGTTCTATGTTGACAGACAATTACGCCTCATCATCTCAGTGTGCAGCAAAAGATTCAACACAAGCTTACACTGAACAGCTATGCAAAGAATTTAGCGAAACAGTGAGCACTGGAAAAGATGAGACATGTGATGAGAAGATGAAACATGTACTGAAGTCTTCAATGAAGCTTCCTGGGTCTAAGAGCGTTATGCAGTCTGTGACATGGGCGGATGAGAATGGAAGTGTTCTAGAATCAAGCAAACTATATGAAAGCCCTTCAAGTAGTATAAAACAGTCTGAGGAAGGCATAGACATTTCACTAAGGCGTGCATCTGCAGAGGCTTGTGCTGCTGCACTTATTGAGGCGGCAGAAGCTATTTCTTCAGGCACATCAGAAGTAGATGACGCAG TTTCAAAGGCTGGAATCATCATATTGCCTGACATGCTTCACCAGAAACAATGCAGCAATGACAAAAGCAGTGGCGGGGATGAAGAACCTGAAATTGATAGGGATGTCTTGAAGTGGCCTAAGAAGACTGTGCTTCTGGATACAGACATGTTTGAGGTTGATGATTCTTGGCATGACACGCCTCCAGAAGGTTTCAGTCTAACA CTGTCCGGTTTTGCAACAATATGGGCCGCGCTATTTGGATGGATCTCCCGGTCTTCTTTGGCCTATGTGTATGGGCTTGATGGGGGTTCTGTGGAAGAGTTGTTGATTGCCAATGGGCGGGAATATCCTGAGAAGATAGTTCTTAAAGATGGGCACTCGAGGGAAATAAGAAGAGCTCTAGACACATGTGTTTGCAATGCCCTGCCAGTACTTGTATCAAACTTGAGGTTGCAGATCCCGATTTCAAAGTTGGAGATTACTCTG GGCTACTTGATCGACACAATGTCATTTTTTGACCCGCTTCCTTCTCTACGATCAAGGCAGTGGCAAGTGGTGGTTCTGGTACTGCTTGATGCGCTCTCCATTCACCAGCTTCCTGCCCTTGCTCCTGTTGTCTCAAATTCAAAGCTTGTGCAAAAG ATGCTGAATGCAGCTCAGGTTAGCAGAGAGGAGTATGACTCGATGGTTGATCTCTTCCTCCCTTTTGGAAGGTCCATTCAGACGCCCATGCTGATTTAG